DNA from Aggregatimonas sangjinii:
TGACCGGATAGTGAACAATAGCCGACCAGAAGATACGCAGCGCGACCAAACCTTTCTGTTTTACGATTTTACGGGAAAACTGCTATATGATATCAATGACAAGCAAAAACTGCGTTTTAGTGTAATCAACATCAATAACCAACTCGATTATTCAGAAGAGGATATGGATTCGGGGGAAAGGAGTAAAAGTGACCTCAACCAGTTCAATTTTTCCGTGGGGCTGCGCTTGCAGAGCAAGTGGTCGGATAGGTTTACCTCTTCCTTGAATGCATATTACACCAATTACAATTTAGATTCCCGTAGCATCTCTTCCGACGCCAGGCAGCAACTGCTCCAAAACAACGAGGTAGATGAAAAATCGGTGAAACTTAATACATCTTTCAGTTTGGTAACGCAGCTCGATTGGCGTAATGGCATACAGGTTAGCGAGACCAAAGTCACCAATGCCACAAATGTTACCTTGCCCCCATTTGCCAGTGTGCAAGAGGGAACGGTAATTGCCCAATCGTTCTTTTCGGAACTTGCCTACACTTCGGACGATAATCGATTAATAGCCAAAGCAGGCGTACGGTTGAACAACTATAGAAATCCGGATAACTTTACCAAATTCATTACCGAACCTAGACTGAACCTCAATTATACCTTTGCAAAAAATTGGAAGGCAATCGTTCTTGGAGAGTTCAAAAGCCAGGCAACGAACCAGGTTATCGACTTAGAACAAAACTTTTTGGGTATCGAAAAAAGACGTTGGGTCATCTCGGATGGTACAAGTCTTCCGGTCACGAGGAGCAAACAAGGTTCTTTAGGCATCAATTACGACCGTAAAACCCTATACATTGGTTTGGAAGGTTTCTATAAAGAAGTGAAAGATATTAGTACACTCACCCAAGGTTTCCAGAACGAAAACCAATTCAATGGCGAAATAGGAAAGTATGACGTTAAGGGGGTAGAATTCCTGATCAACCAAAAAACGGATACCTACAGTATATGGGGTAGTTATACCTACAACCTCAACAATTACAATTTTCCGGATTTCGAACCGAGCGAGTTCCCCAATAATTTCGATATTCGGCATACGGCCACCGTTGCCGGTACCTACACCGCCGGAAACCTTCGGCTCGGTATTGGTCTCAACTATCGTTCCGGCAAGCCTTTTACCGAGCCGGATGCCGAAAATGCTTTGAATACCGACGTTTTCCCATTTCGCATCAACTTCGAAGAGCCCAATAGCAGTAAACTGCCCGAATACCTGCGAGCCGATGCATCGGCCATTTACGATTTTACCATGAGTCCAACGATAGATGCCACCGTCGGATTATCGATTCTGAACTTTACCAATCGTAAAAATACGCTGAACACCTATTACCAATTGGGACCGGACGATACCATAGAGCGCGTTGAAAACGTATCGCTAGGGCTTACGCCCAATATGAGTTTTAGGGTGCGGTTTTGATAGGAGCGTCACCATCCTCTAGAAAATCGAAATTCAGCATACGTTTTATAATATGGTAAAGCTCCGGGAAATCAGCTTTGAACACATCTGGCGTTTCGATAAAATTCTCCACTGCAACCGAAAAGAATTCCTGCAAATTCGTCATACCATAGGCTCGAAAATAATCGGAATTTTCCATTTTAGTTGAAAAATCGGGACTTGCCAATAGCTTTTTAATCCGTTTTAATCCGTTTCGAAAGCGAATTCCTTCCCAAAAGGGTTGTTTTATCAAATGAAAACTGAGCGCATGGGCAAATTCGTGAACAACAAGATTCCTATTGTCATCGGCAATTTCAAACCCTTTCCACAATCGATCGGAAGAAACGATAACCCGCTTAAGCCCTAGATTGTATTCCCCCACATGATATTGTCGTCTTATACGGGAATAATACTGAGTCGGATAAATCACGATTTCGACCAACGAGGTCATCATTCGGTAGCCCGATATGCCAAGGGTCATCAAAGCAAGGCTTCCGCTTAGGAGGAGTTTCACATCTTCCTGATAGTCGATTTCACCTTGAAATTTGAAGGTCTTGGCCATACGGTACCAGACCGTACGTTTTTCAAAACGCTCTTTGACGGGAGCTGACATTTGCCCGTAAATCGGCAGCCATTTTAGAAGTATTCGTTTCTCGCTTTCGGAGAGTGTCACGGGTTTTCTGAAGGGGTTCCATTTATAGAGATCCATCGCATACCGAACCAGATAAACGACGCAAGCCAAGGCATACGCAATCCACAGCCACCGGAAAATTTCTACTGAAAAAAGGGCGACGTTCAAAATAATGGGTTCAAGTTTTTGTTACATACGGTCTGGAACAGCTATACCCAACAATCGCAAAGCCGATTGTATTACATCGGCAACCTTTTTGGTCAATTGCACCCGGAACACTCTTTGCCGTTCGTCGGCCTCGCCTAATATAGAGACCTGCTGGTAAAACGAATTGAACTCTTTTACCAGATCGTAGGTATAGTTAGCGATCAAGGCAGGACTATAATTTGTTGCTGCCAGCTGTATGGTATCGGGAAAAAATTGTAGTTGCTTGATCAGCTCCTTTTCCTTGGGATGTAGTGCTTCGACCGCGTTTAGCGTTGTGTTTATATCAAAATCGGCTTTTCTTAGTATGGACTGAATACGGGCATACGTATATTGAATAAATGGACCCGTATTCCCTTGAAAATCTACCGATTCTTTCGGATCGAATAATATTCGTTTCTTGGGGTCTACCTTGAGAATATAGTACTTGAGCGCCCCAAGCCCAATCATCTTGTATAAATCATTTTTCTCGGTATCGGAGTAGCCTTCCAATTTGCCCAATTCCTCCGAAATCTTGGCGGCCGTTCGCGTCATCTCATCCATAAGATCATCGGCATCGACAACAGTACCTTCGCGGCTCTTCATTTTACCACTTGGGAGGTCTACCATCCCATAGCTCAAATGGTGCAATTGGTCTGCCCAGGAAAAACCTAGTTTTTTAAGGATCAAGAATAACACTTTAAAGTGATAATCCTGCTCGTTGCCCACGGTATAGACCATGCCATTGATATCGGGATGATCCTTTACGCGCTGTATCGCCGTACCGATGTCCTGAGTCATATAGACCGCCGTACCATCGGAGCGGAGTACTATTTTTTCATCGAGTCCTTCATCGGTGAGGTCTATCCACACGCTGCCATCCTCCTTTTTAAAGAACACCCCTTTTTGGAGTCCGTCTGCAACCACATCCTTTCCTAAAAGATAGGTATCGCTTTCGTAATAGAGCGTATCAAAATCGACACCCAGATTTTTATAGGTCACCTCGAAACCATTATAGACCCACCCGTTCATTTTTTTCCAAAGGGAAACTACTTCTTTATCGCCTGCTTCCCATTTAAGAAGCATTTTCTGAGCTTCATTTAAAATTTGAATATGAGGTGTGAATTTTTCATCCAGAAGTTCTCTGACTTTCCGTATTTCCTTATCAGTGGAATTGTCTTCAGTTTTTGTTTTCCCATATAAATTAGAAAATATTGTTAGAAACTTTCTTCTTGAATCCTCTAATAAATCATTGCCAATCTTTTTCTCTAAGAGATAATCCAAATCTTCAGAAAAAGGCATTTTATTACCTTTTTCCAAATTAGAATCGCTTGCATTAAGCTTGAACTTGTAGAAATCTCTAATTGCGGCTCCAAGTGATGAAAAGTACTCATTCTCCACTTGAACATTTTTTATTGCTTCTTTTAAATTATATTCTTCTAGTCTATTTAGTTCTAGTTTCCTAGAGAAATCCTCAATCAATTCTCTAAGCTCCTTTTTAAACTCTTTGTCATATCTTACATAATAATTTCCGACCAACTTATCCCCTTTCAATCCGGTACTCTCTGGGGTCTCCCCATTCCCAAAGCGTTGCCATGCCAACATGCTTTTGCAAATATGAATGCCCCTGTCGTTGATAATTTGGGTTTTATAGACCTTTTTGCCAGCCGCTTTCAGGATTTCGGCAACCGAATAGCCCAGCAGGTTGTTTCGTATATGCCCCAGGTGCAAAGGCTTATTCGTATTTGGGGATGAGTATTCGACCATTACGGCATCCGTAGCAGTTTCCTTTACCAGGCCATAGTCGGCTTCATTTTTAATCCCATTAAAGAAATCGATATAAAAGGCGTCGCTGACCACGAGGTTCAAAAATCCCTTCACCACATTGAAATCGGAAATAGAAGCAACCGACTCTTTTAAAAACGTACCGATTTGCTCCCCGATATGAGCCGGGTTTCCATTTACCACGCGTAACATCGGAAAAACCACCACGGTGATATCGCCTTCAAAGTCTTTCCGTGTAGGTTGAAATTCTACCGACGGTAATTCCGCGTCGAATATAGAACGTACGGCTTCTTTTACTTTAACGTCTAAAACAGTTTGGATGCTCATGGTGTTGCGGTTCTAAGCTTGCAAAACTAAGCATTTTTTAGAGCCTGACATACGTATTATCTCCTTAAGTAGGATACAAGTTTTACACTAAAACCTGAATGAAATAGCTCGAAAATAAGAACTAAACCCTCTTTGTGGGTGCCGATAATTTAATGGATTGCGTTTCTTTCTATCAATTTAAGTAGGAATGGGTTTTCCTTGAACCAAGGAATGGTTAACTTTAGAAAAAACTGCTGGAATAAGAAGATTAAAAACTATGTTGGTAAATGTATCCTATAACAACAGGGAGGTAACACGCAAAATTGACGAAGCGGTCGGTAAACCTTTTAAACTAAAAGAACGCTGGGCCATGAAGGGTATCGGATCCCCAAAATTGTTTATTGCCGAGACGAGTATTGAAATTAGAAACTTATTGATACTCGATAACAATACCGATTCTTGCAATATTGAAATGCGACCCAAAGGCATTATCGTTCGGTTTCGCTCACTACTGGAAACGTTCGCCTTGGTCATTCCCTACTATAAATTGACCATCTATAAGGGCGATTTTGCTATCTACTCCATTTATAGGGACAATCACTTCATCAAGGTAAAATCGGATACCAAGGCCATTCAAAAATACTTCCGGAAATTATTGGACTATAAAGCGGACAATGCGCCAACTTCTATCGAAGATTTGTAGCATTTAATGGAACAACGTTTGCCACGCCCGATGGGCGAAATACAAGACCTAAAACTAACTTCATGAAAATACTCCTCACAGGTGCTAATGGGTACATCGGAATGCGTTTACTACCCCTGCTTTTAGATCTAGGGCATGATGTAATCTGTGCCGTGAGGGACGCAGAACGACTTTCAGTGGATGCGGAGACCCGTTCGCGCATCAGTATTATAGAGATTGACTTTTTAAAGGAGGTGCAAGAAGGAAAAGTTCCCAATGATATTGATGCGGCCTATTTCCTGATTCATTCCATGAGCTCATCTACAAAGGATTTTGATGAGATGGAAGCTACTACGGCCGAAAATTTCAACCGTTATCTTAAGCCGACCAACGTAAAGCAAGTTGTTTATCTGAGCGGCATCATAAATGAGGAAAACCTTTCAAAACATTTGCAGTCGCGAAAAAATGTTGAGAAAATATTGTATGAAGGTCCATTCGCACTTACCGTTCTTAGAGCGGGCATCATCGTAGGCTCCGGGAGTTCATCGTTTGAAATCATACGTGATCTTTGCGAAAAGCTACCTTTTATGATTACACCCAAATGGGTCTTGACCAAGACCCAGCCCATTGCCATTCGCGATGTCATGAGTTTTTTGACGGGAGTACTTGGCAATGAGGAAACCTACGACGACTCATTTGATATCGCTGGGCCCAATGTGCTCAGCTACAAAGAGATGCTACATCAATATGCCGAGGCGAGAGGGTTTAAAAATTGGATTGTTACGGTTCCAATAATGACGCCTAAAATATCGTCGTATTGGTTGTATTTTGTCACTTCGACGTCTTATAAACTAGCCTTGAACTTGGTTGACAGTATGAAAGTAGAGGTTATCGCCAGAGACAAGCGGCTTCAAGAAATTTTGGGAATAACCCCACATACCTATGCCGAGGCCATAGACATGGCCTTCAAAAAAATCGAACAGAACTTGGTCATCAGCAGTTGGAAGGACAGTATGGTCAGTGGGCGTTTTCAACAGGATCTTGAAAAATATATTCAGGTGCCCAAATATGGTGTTTTAAAGGACGTAAAAAAACGTAAGATAGAAGACCCAAAAAGAGTGCTGAAAAATATATGGAGTATTGGCGGCGAACGGGGGTGGTATTATGGCAATTGGCTGTGGAAAATTCGAGGATTCATGGACAAGCTCATTGGCGGCGTGGGTCTGCGTCGCGGTCGCACCCATCCCGACAAAATATATTCCGGTGATGCATTGGATTTTTGGCGGGTCTTGTTGGCGGACAAAAAAAAGAAGCGACTCCTGCTTTTCGCCGAAATGAAATTACCCGGCGAGGCATGGTTAGAATTCCGAATCGACGAGAAAAACGTACTGCACCAAACAGCAACCTTTAGACCACGTGGATTGAGAGGGCGTTTGTATTGGTATAGTATCGTTCCCCTTCATTATTTTATCTTTGGTGGTATGATTCGCGGAATTGCAGAAAGCAAGTAACAACTTGATTTGTAATGGAAAAGTGATTAAGAGACTGTTTGGAAATATCTCGCTTATTTTCTTAGGGCCTCTTTTTGCACCTTATTTCGTTAAAATTTTTGACCGTAGCGCTGCTATGCTCAAAAATTTTGCCTCATAATGCATCAAAAATAGACCATAACAATTCTAACGACATATTTCCAAACAGTCTCTAAGATAATCTGGTACCGAGTTATTTGGTTCTTTGCTGGATACGTCTTATCAAAACGGCAATTTACCAACCCGATAACTAAAATTGCTTAAACAGTTGTAGAATCTCATCTTGACAACCATCAAGGGCCATTTAATTTAGCATTTTATCCAACTTATATAATGAAATATACGGTCAAAATATTTCTATTAGCTATTAATCTGGTCATTTTCGGCGAAATGCTTCCCGCCCAACAAAGCGAAATAAGCAACCAGGACTATGGATTTCAGATTACCATGTTGGGCATTCCCAAATCGGCTCCTGATGGTTATGAATCCGTAAAAACCGTGGCGCTCGACAAGCCATTGTATCCGGATAAGGCGTATGAAGTCGGTTTTTGGATTTTTGGCCCCCAACTGGCCGATCGTGGCTATTCCTATCCGATACAGGTGTTCCCTTCCAATTTTATGGGCCCAGTCAATAGCGACATTTTTAATTTAGTCGAGGCCCACGAGATTATGCCCAAGCTTGAAGTAAATCCGCCGCCGAGATATACCAGTAGGGGGTACCATACTTTTACGATTCGTCCCGATACCTTGTATCAAAATGTGACAGTTGCCCTGAAAGTAAATGCCTGGGACCGCCCTCCTATTAACATCCGGGAAGACATAACGGTCACCGGCGTTTTTGTGGCTGTTGTTCCCGAAAAATCAAATGATGACAATTCCCTAGCGCAAAAGCAATCCATAGATACATTAAAAAGAGTTCTTCCCGAGCAAATGGCGGAACGTATTTTGATCGACAGCAAAAAGAGTTATACGGTGACCGAAAGTGAGGTATCCATCGGACTTTATGACCATCGGAATATCGATAAGGATAAGGTAACCATTTACCTCAATGCCGAAATTTTAATCGAAGACTATGAACTGAAGCGAAAAAAGAAATTCTTTAAAGCGGGATTAAAACCAGGTATCAATACCATTACGCTACATGCAGAAAATCTCGGCGAGGTTTCACCGAACACGGCGGCTATCATCGTTAAAACGAAATCTAAGGAATTGACGGCAATTTTGGAATCGGACCTTGGTACTAGCCAGTATTTTACGCTTGTTTATAAGCCAAACTAGATATGCAAAGCTATTGCTCTTTGGGCAAAAAGACCTCAGCCATCATACAACGGGCACTACCACCACCACAGGTCTCGATGGTGTCCAATGGACTATGGATAATAGCGCAGTACTTTTTAATGGCGCTGATTTGATCTTCCCGCAAGCTATTATAAGCGGCAGAACTCATCACCATAAATCGCTTTTCATCGGCGCCAATGACCTGAAGCATATTTCCAGCAAAAGAATGCATTTGGGCCTCGGTTATGGCTATGATTTCCTTACCATCTTTTTTTAGATGGTCGAGTACATTTTTTCGTTCCTCTTTATCATCAATGGTATCCAAACAGATTACCACAAAATTCTCGGCCATCGCCATCATCACATTGGTATGATAGATGGGCTTTCGTTCTCCCGCTACCGTTTGGTTCGCAGTAAAAACAACGGGAAAGCAATCAAAGTCTTCACAAAACTCGATAAACAGTTCTTCATCTGCCCTTTCGCTAAGCGCACAGTACGCCTTTTGATGCACTCGATCCTTTAAAATACTTCCGGTGCCTTCCAAGAAAATGCCTTCTTCCTCCGCCGAGGTATAGTCAATGATATCGGTTATCTGAAATCCCTTGTCCTCGAGAATGGTAAAAATATCCTCGCGACGCTCTCTTCTTCGATTTTCGGCGAACATCGGATAGACGGCCACCGTACCGCTGCTATGAAAGGAAACCCAATTGTTGGGAAAAATAGAATCAGGGGTATCCGTCTCTTTTTTATCGTCAACAACCAGTACATTTACGCCATTCGAACGCAGCACACTAACAAAATCGTCAAATTCCTGTTGTGCTTTTTTATTGATTTCAGAATTTCTAAGCTCCAGATCTTCTTGAAAATAATTGTTGACCGCGGTCTCTTCGTTTTTACGAAAAGCAACAGGGCGTACCATCAGAATCGTATTCGTAACTTGTGTTTTCATCCTATTTTACTGTATTTGGGACATTTATGCTCTTACCAATGGTAAGGTACTGCATCGCAACAGCCCTTCTTGTTTCGAGATTTCGGCATATGGAATTTCCTCGACAACAAAACCCTGGTCACGCAACCAATTGTTCAGTCTTGTAAAATTTTGCTCTGAAACCACCACGTCCGGGGAAATGGAAAATACATTACTGAACATGTTATACATTTCATCCGCAGTAATTTCAAAAATATTATCCGCTCCGAAAAAATCGACCAACCATTGGTATTCCTCCTCGACCAAGAAACCGTTCTTATGTAAGATAGCCTTTCCTTTGCCCAATGGCTGAAAGCAGCAATCTAAATGCAGCGCATTCTCTTTTGCATTGGTCGATTTCCGCAACTCGAACGATTTGACTTTTTTATTCGGGAATTGTTTTCTTAAAAAAGTTACAGCGGCATCATTTGTGCGTGCGGTAATGTGGGAAGGATAATCCTCTGCCGTATAGGTTCCAACGAAGATATAATCGTACCAAGGCATTACATCCCCGCCCTCAACATGTACCTCCTCGGGCGCATGGATGATATCTTCTGGATCTATATATTCCAATACGTGCAATATGGCCTCGATTTCTTTTTCCCTATCCGGAAGGATATTGGCCAAAATCAATTTGTCCTGTATGACGAAAGCAATGTCCCTCGAAAAAATCTGATTGCAATCTTCAATTACCTCAGGACGGAATACCTTTACCCCGTATTTTTTGAATACGGCGGCAAAGGCGTCCATTTCTTTGATCATATCTTCTTCCTTCGGATAGGTACCCGCCAGAATATGCTCCAAAGATTTTGGATCGTATGACTCATCAGGTTGTGGTACAGGGCCACAGCTTTCTGCTGTCCCTAGAACCACTGTTTTAAGAGGGGAAATTTCGTCATTCACATTCAACTTCAACATGCCGTAAATTTTTAATAATTCTCTTTTATACCTTCAAAGATAATTCGCAATTTCAGGGTACGAAAAAAGCCCTTCTAAAATTTTAAAAGAGCTTCATTGTTTTTATTTAAAGGTAGCAATCTACCTCGATTCGAGGTCAACAAAAGACCTGTGTGTTTCTCCGATATATAATTGTCTCGGACGACCGATAGGTTCGTTGCGCAAACGCATTTCCCTCCATTGGGCAATCCATCCCGGCAGCCTACCCAAGGCGAACATTACCGTGAACATTTCAGTAGGAATACCCAAAGCCCTGTAGATAATGCCCGAGTAAAAATCTACGTTCGGATACAACTTTCGATCAATGAAATATTGGTCTTCCAAAGCTTCTTTTGCCAAGCCTTTGGCAATTTCCAATATAGGATCTTCAATACCCAAATCGGCCAGGACTTCATCCGCCGCTTTTTTGATGATTTTTGCCCGAGGGTCGAAATTCTTGTACACACGATGTCCGAAGCCCATTAGGCGAAACGGGTCGCTCTTATCTTTGGCTTTCGCCATATATTTTTTGGTGTCGCCGCCATCGGCCTCTATCGCTTCCAACATTTCGAGTACTGCTTGATTCGCACCACCATGCAACGGCCCCCACAGGGCAGAAATTCCAGCTGACAGAGATGCGAACAATCCGGCGTGCGAGGATCCTACGATACGCACTGTGGACGTAGAACAATTTTGTTCGTGATCGGCATGCAAAATCAATAACTTATCAAGTGCTTCGATGACGATTTTATTCAAGACATATTCCTTGGAGGGCTTTTTGAACATCATCTTATGAATGTTCTCTACATAACCCAAGCTATCGTCGCCATAATCCAATGGTAGGCCTTTTTGCTTTCGCATGGTCCAAGCTACAAGAACAGGGAATTTTGCCAATATGCGCACTATCGCCCCGTACATCTCGTCTTTGGAGGTAACGTTCACCGATATCGGGTTAAAGGCGATCAGGGCACTGGTCAAGGAGGAGAGCACACCCATCGGATGGGCCGATTTCGGAAAAGCGTCCAAAATCTTCTTCATCTCTTCATCTACGTGGGATTCGTTCTTAATATCGATATGAAACGCCGAGAGCTGTTCTTTATTTGGCAAATCCCCAAAAATCAATAAATAGCACACTTCTAGGAAATCGGCCTTTTCCGCCAATTCCTCGATGCTATACCCACGATATCTCAAAATACCCTTTTCACCGTCTAAAAAAGTAATTGCACTTTCACAGGAACCTGTGTTTTTATAACCGGGGTCAATTGTCGTAAGCCCTCCCGTTGCGGAGCGTAGGGTTTTAATATCAATAGCGAGCTCGTTTTCAGTACCTTCAATTACCGGGAAATCGTATTTCTGACCTTTATATTCTAGGGTTGCTTTGTCTGACATTCGTATTTTTTACTTAAAATTAGGGTGAATGGTAAATTTAATCAAAAGGCGGCATTTTACCAATGCCTTCTCCTATTAGTTTTTGCTTAGAAGCTATGCTATTGCAGGAAATAGGGACTATAACAAATACAGTTTTTCGTAATACCCGTCAACGGATTTGCCCCAAGTAAAGCGTGCTTTCTTTGCGTTCGATTGGATTTTTTTCCATGCAGCCTTATCCTTTTCCCAAAGGGTCAAGGCCTCGTCGAACCGCTTGATCATACTTTTGATTTGGGCATTATAGGTTTTTCCTTCGAATGCAAAACCGGTTTTCATATGTGTCACCGTATCTTTCAATCCGCCGGTATGGTGAACCAAGCACGGATTTCCGTTGCGCATAGCGAGCATTTGACTTATGCCACAAGGTTCGAAGAGACTTGGCATAAAATACAGATCGGTCTCCAGATACATCGAGTCGATCAAATCTTCGGATTGACCGTTCGTAAATATGAAATTCTTATGCTTATAGCTCATGTCGCGAAACAATTGCTCGTAGTCGGGATCACCAGTACCTAAAAGCATGAAGATGCCATCGATTTTCTCCAGCCTTTTCAACATTTTCTCGAATGCCTCGGGCGAGCGTTTAAAAAAGTAGAACTTTTGTTCGGTGAGCCTAGCCACACTTGAAACGATAAATTTAGGCCGCTCGGTTACGAATTCCATTATTTTTTCACCGGTATGGGCCAAGAAATCGGCCTTGTACTTTTTCGATTCGTCCTGTAGCCACCTAAAGAGCGCTTTAACGGTATTTCTGTAGAGCAGCCCTTTCTCCGCCTCTCTGATATTATTATAGTTAGAAGCATTCAGAATACCATGCAACCTGCCCTCGTCATTTGCCTTTTGCAAATCTTTCTCCAAACTTTCCCCTCCAACGAATTCAGGTCTTCTACTTGGCATCATCACATCCTCCTTATAGGAAGGGGATACCGTATGAACGGCATCGGCCAACCGTATTCCTACGGCCATAAGGTTGATACAATCCTGATAGCGCCAATCCATCAATTCTTCATGCTTCAACTGAATTTCGGGAAACCAATTGTGCACAGAGGCGAAATTGTCGTAAAATGGTCGTATACCTTGTATAGCGAGATTATGAATGCTGTAGACATAACGCATCTTCTTTAGACTGCTATAGGCCGGGTGGTAGGTCTTGAGAAATAGCACGGCACTAGAATGCCAATCGTGCATATGTACCACATCCAATTCGCCGAATGCACCCATTTTTATGGCTTCGGCAACAGCGGTACAAAAAATCATAAATTTCACAAAATCGTTGAAGAAAGGTTCGGTAGGATCATCGTGATAAATATGCGCAATCCCCCCTTCTTCGATTTCGGGATGGTGTATGACATAATGGGTAAGGTTATCGAATTCCTTTTTCGGTGTTACCTCGTAAAGCTCTGCCGTATAACTCGTGCCACGCAGTTGAAATTTCAAGCTCGTTTTAAAGACCCCATCTTTGTGAAGTCTCGAATAAGACGGAACTACGACGTGTACTTTATCGCCCCTTCTGGATATCTCCCGTGGCACGTCTCTAACGACATCCCCCATACCTCCAGCCTTACAATCTGCAATGCCATCATTTTCAGCTGCAACAAAAAGAAAATTACTCATAAAAAATCGGTTAGTTTAAGTGGAACGAAAAAGGTAAGTAAACTTTATCAAGACGCCAAAAAAAAGCCTTTCTAACTAAAGAAAGGCTATAAAAAAGACCATAAAATTATCTATCAAGCAAGTTTGAACGCTTTTTCCTTAGGATAGTACGCCATTTCCCCCAGTTCCTCTTCGATACGCAACAACTGGTTATACTTTGCCATACGATCGGATCGAGAGGCAGAACCCGTTTTTATCTGTCCCGTATTCAAGGCAACCGCTAAATCGGCGATTGTGTTATCTTCCGTTTCGCCCGAACGATGCGACATTACCGAAGTGTAGCCAGCGTTCTTGGCCATATTCACTGCCGCGATGGTCTCCGTCAATGTTCCAATTTGATTCACTTTGATCAATATGGAGTTAGCGATGCCTTTTTCGATTCCTTTCGAAAGCCGCTCTACGTTGGTCACGAAAAGATCATCCCCTACCAATTGCACGGTATCCCCGATTTTTTCGGTCAATGATTTCCAACCGTCCCAATCGTTTTCATCCATTCCG
Protein-coding regions in this window:
- a CDS encoding citrate synthase yields the protein MSDKATLEYKGQKYDFPVIEGTENELAIDIKTLRSATGGLTTIDPGYKNTGSCESAITFLDGEKGILRYRGYSIEELAEKADFLEVCYLLIFGDLPNKEQLSAFHIDIKNESHVDEEMKKILDAFPKSAHPMGVLSSLTSALIAFNPISVNVTSKDEMYGAIVRILAKFPVLVAWTMRKQKGLPLDYGDDSLGYVENIHKMMFKKPSKEYVLNKIVIEALDKLLILHADHEQNCSTSTVRIVGSSHAGLFASLSAGISALWGPLHGGANQAVLEMLEAIEADGGDTKKYMAKAKDKSDPFRLMGFGHRVYKNFDPRAKIIKKAADEVLADLGIEDPILEIAKGLAKEALEDQYFIDRKLYPNVDFYSGIIYRALGIPTEMFTVMFALGRLPGWIAQWREMRLRNEPIGRPRQLYIGETHRSFVDLESR
- a CDS encoding glycogen synthase — its product is MSNFLFVAAENDGIADCKAGGMGDVVRDVPREISRRGDKVHVVVPSYSRLHKDGVFKTSLKFQLRGTSYTAELYEVTPKKEFDNLTHYVIHHPEIEEGGIAHIYHDDPTEPFFNDFVKFMIFCTAVAEAIKMGAFGELDVVHMHDWHSSAVLFLKTYHPAYSSLKKMRYVYSIHNLAIQGIRPFYDNFASVHNWFPEIQLKHEELMDWRYQDCINLMAVGIRLADAVHTVSPSYKEDVMMPSRRPEFVGGESLEKDLQKANDEGRLHGILNASNYNNIREAEKGLLYRNTVKALFRWLQDESKKYKADFLAHTGEKIMEFVTERPKFIVSSVARLTEQKFYFFKRSPEAFEKMLKRLEKIDGIFMLLGTGDPDYEQLFRDMSYKHKNFIFTNGQSEDLIDSMYLETDLYFMPSLFEPCGISQMLAMRNGNPCLVHHTGGLKDTVTHMKTGFAFEGKTYNAQIKSMIKRFDEALTLWEKDKAAWKKIQSNAKKARFTWGKSVDGYYEKLYLL